From Pseudomonas vanderleydeniana, the proteins below share one genomic window:
- a CDS encoding ABC transporter permease: protein MKMAASASHSSQPTGGAAGAAGSASGKAAVMKSTPSLARRWKGASNLAPALLFLGVFFLAPLIGLLLRGVLEPTPGLENYQQLFANSAYARVLLNTFSVAGLVTLFSLLLGFPLAWAITLVPRGWGRWLLNIVLLSMWTSLLARTYSWLVLLQASGVINKLLMGLGIIDQPLEMVHNLTGVVIGMSYIMIPFIVLPLQATMQAIDPMILQAGSICGASPWTNFFRVFLPLCRPGLFSGALMVFVMSLGYYVTPALLGGAQNMMLPEFIIQQVQSFLNWGLASAGAALLILITLVLFYFYLKLQPESPVGASNAR, encoded by the coding sequence ATGAAAATGGCCGCTTCCGCGTCCCATTCCTCCCAACCGACCGGAGGCGCCGCTGGCGCCGCCGGCTCGGCCTCCGGCAAGGCGGCTGTCATGAAATCCACACCTTCGCTGGCCCGACGCTGGAAGGGCGCCAGCAACCTGGCCCCCGCCCTGCTGTTCCTGGGCGTGTTCTTTCTCGCACCGCTGATCGGCCTGCTGCTGCGCGGCGTGCTGGAGCCTACCCCGGGGCTTGAGAACTACCAGCAACTGTTCGCCAACTCGGCGTATGCACGGGTGCTGCTCAACACCTTCTCGGTGGCCGGCCTGGTCACGCTGTTCAGCCTGCTGCTGGGCTTCCCGCTGGCCTGGGCAATCACCCTGGTACCACGGGGCTGGGGCCGCTGGCTGCTCAATATCGTCCTGCTGTCGATGTGGACCAGCCTGCTGGCGCGCACCTACTCCTGGCTGGTGCTGCTGCAGGCCTCGGGTGTGATCAACAAGCTGCTGATGGGCCTGGGGATCATCGACCAACCGCTGGAGATGGTGCACAACCTGACCGGCGTGGTGATCGGCATGAGCTACATCATGATTCCGTTCATCGTCCTGCCCCTGCAGGCGACCATGCAGGCCATCGACCCGATGATCCTGCAGGCCGGCTCCATCTGTGGTGCCAGCCCGTGGACCAACTTCTTCCGGGTCTTCCTGCCGCTGTGCCGTCCGGGACTGTTTTCCGGCGCACTGATGGTGTTCGTGATGTCCCTGGGTTACTACGTCACGCCGGCCCTGCTGGGCGGCGCGCAGAACATGATGCTGCCGGAGTTCATCATTCAACAGGTGCAATCGTTCCTCAACTGGGGCCTGGCCAGCGCCGGCGCCGCCCTGCTGATCCTGATCACCCTGGTGCTGTTCTACTTCTACCTGAAGCTCCAGCCGGAATCCCCGGTCGGCGCGAGCAATGCGAGGTAA
- a CDS encoding polyamine ABC transporter substrate-binding protein — MVLKKGTTAVLLAGLLSMGSQAAMAAESVNFVSWGGSTQDAQKQAWADPFSKASGITVVQDGPTDYGKLKAMVESGNVQWDVVDVEADFALRAASEGLLEPLDFSVIQRDKIDPRFVSDHGVGSFFFSFVLGYNEGKLAGTKPQDWTALFDTKTYPGKRALYKWPSPGVLELALLADGVPADKLYPLDLDRAFKKLDTIKKDIVWWGGGAQSQQLLASGEATLGQFWNGRVYALQQDGAPVGVSWKQNLVMADILVVPKGTKNKAAAMKFLANASSAKGQADFSNLTAYAPVNVDSVSRLDSVLAPNLPTAYAKDQITLDFAYWAKNGPAIATRWNEWLVK; from the coding sequence ATGGTGTTGAAAAAAGGTACGACCGCTGTATTGCTGGCAGGCTTGCTGAGCATGGGCAGCCAGGCCGCGATGGCCGCCGAAAGCGTCAACTTCGTCAGCTGGGGTGGTAGCACCCAGGATGCGCAGAAGCAGGCATGGGCCGACCCGTTCAGCAAGGCCAGCGGCATCACCGTCGTCCAGGACGGCCCCACCGACTACGGCAAGCTCAAGGCCATGGTCGAAAGCGGCAACGTGCAGTGGGACGTGGTCGACGTCGAAGCCGACTTCGCCCTGCGGGCCGCCAGCGAAGGCCTGCTCGAACCCCTCGACTTCAGTGTGATCCAGCGCGACAAGATCGACCCACGCTTCGTTTCCGACCACGGCGTCGGCTCGTTCTTCTTCTCCTTCGTACTCGGCTACAACGAGGGCAAGCTCGCTGGCACCAAGCCCCAGGACTGGACCGCCCTGTTCGACACCAAGACCTACCCCGGCAAGCGCGCCCTCTACAAATGGCCAAGCCCTGGCGTACTCGAGCTGGCCCTGCTGGCTGATGGCGTACCGGCCGACAAGCTCTATCCGCTGGACCTGGACCGCGCCTTCAAGAAACTCGACACCATCAAGAAAGATATCGTCTGGTGGGGCGGTGGTGCCCAGTCCCAGCAACTGCTGGCCTCCGGCGAAGCCACGCTCGGCCAGTTCTGGAACGGCCGCGTCTATGCCCTGCAACAGGACGGCGCGCCAGTGGGCGTGAGCTGGAAGCAGAACCTGGTCATGGCCGACATCCTGGTCGTACCGAAGGGCACCAAGAACAAGGCCGCTGCCATGAAGTTCCTGGCCAACGCCAGCAGCGCCAAGGGCCAGGCCGACTTCTCCAACCTGACCGCCTACGCGCCGGTCAACGTCGACAGCGTATCGCGCCTGGACTCCGTACTGGCTCCAAACCTGCCGACCGCCTACGCCAAGGACCAGATCACCCTTGACTTCGCCTACTGGGCCAAGAACGGCCCTGCTATCGCGACACGGTGGAACGAATGGCTGGTCAAATGA
- the ribBA gene encoding bifunctional 3,4-dihydroxy-2-butanone-4-phosphate synthase/GTP cyclohydrolase II: MAFNSIEEIIEDYRQGKMVLLVDDEDRENEGDLLLAADRCDAQAISFMAREARGLICLTLTDEHCQRLGLEQMVPSNGSAFSTAFTVSIEAATGVTTGISAADRARTVAAAVAANACADDLVQPGHIFPLRAREGGVLTRAGHTEAGCDLARLAGFTPASVIVEVMNDDGTMARRPDLEVFARKHGIKIGTIADLIHYRLSTEHTVVRIGERELPTVHGTFRLVSYEDRIEGGVHMAMVMGDIRRDEPTLVRVHVIDPLRDLVGAEYHGPSNWTLWAALQRVAEEGRGVVVVLANHESSQALLERIPQLTQPPRQYSRSQSRIYSEVGTGAQILQDLGIGKLRHLGPPLKYAGLTGYNLEVVESIPFTQ, translated from the coding sequence ATGGCCTTTAACAGCATCGAAGAAATAATCGAAGACTACCGCCAGGGCAAGATGGTCCTGCTGGTGGACGATGAAGACCGCGAGAACGAAGGCGACCTGCTGCTCGCCGCCGACCGTTGCGACGCCCAGGCCATCAGCTTCATGGCCCGCGAAGCGCGGGGACTGATCTGCCTGACCCTGACCGACGAGCACTGCCAACGGCTGGGCCTGGAGCAGATGGTGCCCAGCAACGGCAGCGCCTTCAGTACCGCCTTCACCGTGTCCATCGAGGCTGCCACGGGCGTCACCACCGGTATCTCCGCCGCCGACCGCGCACGCACCGTGGCCGCCGCCGTCGCCGCCAACGCCTGCGCCGACGACCTGGTGCAACCGGGACACATCTTCCCCCTGCGTGCCCGTGAAGGCGGCGTGCTCACCCGCGCCGGGCACACCGAGGCCGGTTGCGACCTGGCGCGCCTGGCCGGCTTCACCCCTGCCTCGGTGATCGTCGAAGTGATGAACGACGACGGCACCATGGCCCGCCGCCCGGACCTGGAAGTGTTCGCCCGCAAGCACGGGATCAAGATCGGCACCATTGCCGACCTCATCCACTATCGCCTGAGCACCGAGCACACCGTGGTGCGGATCGGCGAGCGCGAGCTGCCGACCGTGCACGGCACCTTCCGCCTGGTGAGCTACGAAGACCGGATCGAAGGCGGCGTACACATGGCCATGGTCATGGGCGATATCCGCCGCGACGAGCCGACGCTGGTGCGGGTGCACGTCATCGACCCGCTGCGCGACCTGGTCGGCGCCGAGTACCACGGGCCGAGCAACTGGACGCTGTGGGCCGCCCTGCAACGGGTCGCCGAGGAAGGTCGCGGCGTCGTCGTGGTCCTGGCCAACCATGAATCGTCCCAGGCCCTGCTCGAGCGGATTCCGCAACTGACCCAACCACCGCGCCAGTACAGCCGCTCACAATCGCGGATCTACTCCGAGGTCGGTACCGGGGCACAGATCCTGCAGGACCTCGGTATCGGCAAGCTGCGCCACCTGGGCCCACCGCTCAAATATGCGGGCTTGACCGGCTACAACCTCGAAGTGGTCGAGAGCATTCCCTTCACCCAGTAG
- a CDS encoding DUF1330 domain-containing protein, whose protein sequence is MKAYWIAHVEVTDPEQYTEYTRRAPAAFAQYGGRFLARGGRSQAVEGRQTPQRSVVIEFDSYDQALACYHSDLYQEAKGHRAGVAKAEIIIVEGMAP, encoded by the coding sequence ATGAAGGCTTACTGGATCGCTCATGTGGAAGTCACCGACCCTGAGCAATACACCGAGTACACCCGCCGTGCGCCGGCGGCCTTTGCTCAGTATGGTGGACGTTTCCTGGCCCGGGGCGGGCGTTCGCAGGCCGTGGAAGGGCGGCAGACGCCGCAGCGCAGCGTGGTGATCGAGTTCGACTCCTACGACCAGGCGCTGGCCTGCTACCACTCGGACTTGTACCAGGAGGCCAAGGGGCACCGCGCGGGTGTGGCGAAGGCGGAAATCATCATCGTCGAGGGCATGGCGCCCTGA
- a CDS encoding NUDIX hydrolase, with product MAAPRFCPQCGAGDLAHQVPPGDTHERLMCRGCGYIHYVNPKIIAGCIIERDGRYLLCQRAIPPRPGTWTLPAGFMESGETTEQAALREVWEESGVRAEIISPYSIFSVPKISEVYIIFRAIALEITDQYGPETLDYRFFAPDEIPWDCIYYPAIRQILERYIEERQAGVYGLYVGNDDTGKVHFIR from the coding sequence ATGGCCGCCCCGCGCTTCTGTCCGCAATGCGGTGCCGGTGACCTCGCTCACCAGGTGCCTCCGGGCGATACCCATGAGCGCCTGATGTGCCGGGGCTGCGGCTACATCCACTACGTCAACCCGAAGATCATCGCCGGCTGCATCATCGAGCGCGATGGTCGCTACCTGCTGTGCCAGCGGGCGATCCCCCCTCGCCCCGGTACCTGGACCCTGCCGGCCGGTTTCATGGAAAGCGGCGAGACCACCGAACAGGCGGCGCTGCGCGAGGTCTGGGAAGAAAGTGGCGTGCGCGCGGAAATCATTTCGCCGTATTCGATCTTCAGCGTGCCGAAGATCAGCGAGGTGTACATCATCTTCCGCGCCATCGCCCTGGAGATCACCGACCAGTACGGTCCGGAGACCCTGGACTACCGCTTCTTCGCACCCGACGAAATCCCCTGGGACTGCATCTACTACCCGGCGATCCGGCAGATTCTAGAGCGCTACATCGAGGAACGGCAGGCTGGAGTCTATGGCCTGTATGTCGGCAATGACGACACCGGCAAGGTCCACTTCATCCGCTGA
- a CDS encoding GntR family transcriptional regulator: MKRLPLDDTFKVNRNPVTLREIVLDKLRSAIMNFQLLPGDRLVERDLCDRLGVSRTSVREALRHLESEGLVAFADAKGPSVAIITLADARDIYELRCALESLIVQLFTLRAKAKDIKALEKALEENRKALKDGELQQVLDSVQGFYDVLLEGSGNHAAATQLRQLQARISYLRATSVSQENRRGASNKEMERIVEAIKSGDPLAAHQASVDHVRAAAKVAMEYLQRKQDESGPIPEIVAPIAVKEPRIGI; the protein is encoded by the coding sequence ATGAAACGCCTGCCACTCGACGATACTTTCAAGGTCAATCGCAACCCCGTCACCCTGCGCGAAATCGTGCTGGACAAGCTGCGAAGCGCCATCATGAACTTCCAGCTCCTGCCGGGGGATCGTCTGGTCGAGCGCGATCTGTGTGATCGCCTGGGGGTCAGCCGCACATCCGTGCGCGAAGCCCTGCGCCACCTGGAGTCCGAAGGCCTGGTGGCGTTCGCCGACGCCAAGGGCCCGAGCGTGGCCATCATCACCCTGGCCGATGCCCGTGATATCTACGAGCTGCGCTGCGCGCTGGAAAGCCTGATCGTCCAGCTGTTCACCCTGCGCGCCAAGGCCAAGGACATCAAGGCCCTGGAAAAGGCCCTGGAGGAGAACCGCAAGGCCCTCAAGGACGGCGAGCTGCAGCAGGTGCTCGATTCGGTGCAGGGCTTCTACGACGTGCTGCTCGAAGGCTCGGGCAACCACGCCGCCGCCACCCAGCTGCGCCAGTTGCAGGCGCGCATCAGCTACCTGCGGGCCACCTCGGTCTCCCAGGAAAACCGTCGCGGCGCCAGCAACAAGGAAATGGAACGCATCGTCGAGGCGATCAAGAGCGGCGACCCGCTGGCCGCGCACCAGGCTTCCGTGGACCATGTCCGCGCCGCAGCCAAGGTGGCGATGGAATACCTGCAGCGCAAACAGGACGAGTCCGGCCCGATTCCGGAAATCGTCGCCCCGATCGCTGTCAAAGAACCTCGCATAGGTATCTGA
- a CDS encoding carboxymuconolactone decarboxylase family protein: MSNEKYQKGLQIRTQVLGEAYVQKSIQNADDFNRPLQELVTEYCWGHVWGREGLSLKERSMINLAMISALNRPHELKLHVRGALRNGLSREQIREILLQVGIYCGVPAAVDSFRLAREAFAEADAEAGASS; encoded by the coding sequence ATGAGCAACGAGAAATACCAGAAGGGCCTGCAGATCCGCACCCAGGTACTGGGCGAGGCCTATGTGCAGAAGTCCATCCAGAACGCCGACGACTTCAACCGTCCGCTGCAGGAACTGGTCACCGAATACTGCTGGGGTCATGTCTGGGGCCGCGAGGGCTTATCGCTCAAGGAGCGCAGCATGATAAACTTGGCCATGATTTCGGCCCTCAACCGCCCCCACGAACTCAAATTGCATGTACGTGGTGCCTTGCGTAACGGCCTCAGTCGTGAACAAATACGCGAAATCCTGCTTCAAGTCGGTATCTATTGCGGCGTACCCGCGGCCGTGGACAGTTTCCGGCTGGCCCGCGAAGCCTTTGCCGAGGCCGACGCCGAAGCAGGCGCCTCCAGTTAA
- a CDS encoding flavin reductase family protein gives MIEPGIYKEVMGSFPSGVTVVTALDAEGGIVGITASAFSALSIDPALVLFCPNYASDTYPILRDSKQFAIHLLSADQTAEAYAFAGKGKEKAKGIDWHLSELGNPLLAKATAIIECELWREYDGGDHAIIVGAVKNLILPQDPVTPMIYHKGKLGALPTLG, from the coding sequence ATGATCGAACCCGGTATCTACAAAGAAGTCATGGGCTCCTTCCCCTCCGGCGTCACGGTGGTCACCGCCCTCGACGCCGAGGGTGGCATCGTCGGGATCACCGCCAGCGCCTTCAGCGCGCTGTCGATCGATCCGGCCCTGGTGCTGTTCTGCCCCAACTATGCTTCGGACACCTACCCGATCCTGCGCGACAGCAAGCAGTTCGCGATTCACCTGCTGTCCGCCGACCAGACCGCCGAGGCCTATGCCTTCGCCGGCAAGGGCAAGGAAAAGGCCAAGGGCATCGACTGGCACCTGAGCGAGCTGGGCAACCCGCTGCTGGCCAAGGCCACGGCGATCATCGAGTGCGAGCTGTGGCGCGAGTACGACGGCGGCGATCACGCGATCATCGTCGGCGCGGTGAAGAACCTGATCCTGCCGCAGGACCCGGTCACCCCGATGATCTACCACAAGGGCAAGCTGGGCGCGCTGCCGACCCTGGGGTAA
- a CDS encoding aldehyde dehydrogenase — MTLARFKMCIGGEWVDALSGKTFDSLNPALAEPWAQLPDADEADVERAVQAAQAAFDNPAWRGLTATARGKLLRRLGDLIAENKEQLAQLESRDNGKLIRETRGQVSYLPEFFHYTAGLADKLEGGTLPLDKPDLFAYTVHEPIGVVAAIIPWNSPLYLTAIKLAPALAAGNTIVIKPSEHASATILELARLALEAGIPPGVVNVVTGYGPSTGAALTRHPLVRKIAFTGGAATARHVVRSSAENFAKLSLELGGKSPNIIFADADLDSAINGAVAGIYAASGQSCVSGSRLLVQDEIYDEFVERLIARAQRIRIGNPQDETSEMGPMATAQQLAVVEGLVADALTEGARLRTGGKRPDIGGGWFYEPTLFECDRNSMKIMQEEVFGPVASVIRFKDEAEALAIANDSQFGLAAGIWTRDLGRAHRLARDVRSGIIWVNTYRAVSAMAPIGGFKNSGYGRESGIDSVLAYTELKTVWINLSQAPMPDPFVMR, encoded by the coding sequence ATGACACTCGCACGCTTTAAGATGTGCATCGGCGGCGAATGGGTCGATGCCCTCTCCGGCAAGACCTTCGACAGCCTCAACCCGGCCCTGGCCGAGCCCTGGGCCCAACTGCCCGATGCCGACGAAGCCGATGTCGAGCGCGCTGTCCAGGCCGCCCAGGCGGCTTTCGACAACCCGGCCTGGCGTGGCCTGACCGCCACCGCGCGGGGCAAGCTGTTGCGCCGCCTGGGCGACCTGATCGCCGAGAACAAGGAACAACTGGCCCAGCTGGAAAGCCGTGACAACGGCAAGCTGATCCGTGAAACCCGTGGCCAGGTCAGCTACCTGCCCGAGTTCTTCCACTACACCGCGGGTCTGGCCGACAAGCTCGAAGGCGGTACCCTGCCGCTGGACAAGCCGGACCTGTTCGCCTACACCGTGCACGAGCCAATCGGCGTGGTCGCCGCGATCATTCCGTGGAACAGCCCGCTGTACCTGACCGCGATCAAGCTGGCACCGGCCCTGGCGGCCGGCAACACCATCGTGATCAAGCCGTCCGAGCACGCCTCGGCGACCATTCTCGAGCTGGCCCGCCTGGCCCTCGAAGCCGGCATTCCGCCCGGCGTGGTCAACGTCGTCACCGGCTACGGCCCGAGCACCGGCGCCGCCCTCACCCGCCATCCGCTGGTGCGCAAGATCGCCTTCACCGGTGGCGCGGCCACCGCGCGCCACGTGGTACGCAGCAGCGCCGAGAACTTCGCCAAGCTGTCCCTGGAACTGGGCGGCAAGTCGCCGAACATCATCTTCGCCGACGCCGACCTCGACAGCGCGATCAACGGCGCCGTCGCCGGGATCTACGCCGCTTCCGGCCAGAGCTGCGTCTCCGGCTCGCGCCTGCTGGTCCAGGACGAGATCTACGACGAGTTCGTCGAACGCCTGATCGCCCGTGCCCAGCGTATCCGCATCGGCAATCCGCAGGATGAAACCAGCGAGATGGGCCCGATGGCCACGGCCCAGCAGCTGGCCGTGGTCGAAGGCCTGGTCGCCGACGCCCTGACCGAAGGCGCGCGCCTGCGTACCGGCGGCAAGCGTCCGGACATCGGCGGCGGCTGGTTCTACGAGCCGACCCTGTTCGAGTGCGACCGTAACTCGATGAAGATCATGCAGGAAGAAGTCTTCGGCCCGGTCGCCTCGGTGATCCGCTTCAAGGACGAAGCCGAAGCGCTGGCCATCGCCAACGACTCGCAGTTCGGCCTGGCCGCCGGCATCTGGACCCGCGACCTGGGCCGCGCCCATCGCCTGGCCCGGGACGTGCGCTCGGGCATCATCTGGGTCAACACCTACCGCGCCGTGTCGGCCATGGCGCCGATCGGCGGCTTCAAGAACAGCGGCTACGGCCGTGAGAGCGGTATCGACTCGGTACTGGCCTACACCGAGCTGAAAACGGTCTGGATCAACCTCTCGCAGGCACCGATGCCCGACCCCTTCGTGATGCGCTAG